gtaaactcttaagaaataccactactgttattattataaaatagtcACCAAAACTGGAGAAACAATATatctctagtctggaagctcaatgtggccagagaatgtgtctaccaactcttgctttGTACTccctcagatgcttagtacattactctttGCACAGACAATGCAAGACAATaaatccttgtcttgtcttatgcctttgagtcgtctttgacccatagcgacatcgtagacacatttctcccagaacaccccagctccatctacattcattctGGTAGAATAtcaatagagttttcttcgtaaaaatatggaattggcttactattgcctccttccacgcagtcaacttgagtctctgtccttgactctctcccatgctgctgctgcccagtacgggtgagttttgacttgtagcgattgcctttcactctgtagccactacccaagctaggaatggaacagtgctttgcacatagtaagcactagggtagatacaaggtgatcaggttgccacatgtggggctcacaatattaatccccattttacaggtgaggtagctggggcacagataagttaagtgacttgcccgaagtcacacagctgacaagcggcgcctccaggactaggacccatgacctctgactcccaaacccggactctttccactgagccacactgcttctctatgcctccctcctgtagtcgagactggtagagtactggaaactctccaggtgtgaccctgagagaggcaataaatactattgattgattaattgatctctcCCTCATTCAAGTCAAACTTAGTTTTAGTTTTCTCAATTTAGAGATTCTTTTTGTGACATTttcaaaagtgcttactatgtgcccaacactgttctaagccctggggtagatataggctaatcgggtcagacacagtccctatggaaggagaacagatactaaatccttattttatagttgaggtaactgaggcacagagaagggtgactttcccaaggtcatgcagcggacaagcagtgtagccaggattagaacccaaatcctctaactcccaggaccatgctctttcagttatgtaatgatggcatttgttaagcacttactatgtgcaaagcactgttctaagtgctggagaggatgcaaggtaatcaggttgttccacatggggctcacggtcttaatccccattttacagattaggtaactgaggcacagagaagttaagtgacttgcccaaagtcacacagctgacaagcagttgagccgagatttgaacccatgacctctgactcccaagcttgtgctctttccactgagccacgctgcttcctcaagcattaataataataatgttggtatttgttaagcgcttactatgtgcagagcactgttctaagtgctgggggagatacagggtaatcaggtagtcccacgtgaggctcacagttaatccccattttacagatgaggtaaatgaagcacagagaagttaagtgacttgcccacagtcacacagctgacaagtggcagagctggcagttgaacccatgacctctgattccgaagcccaggctctttccactgagccacgctgcttcccatggcctagtggaagtaaTGCTACTTCTCTTCAACCTTAAATGATGGTTTGAGGGTGTAATCATCACTTTGTCTTTCTTTTGGAACCGTATTTTCCTTACAGGCCATATAACAAATGGTTGAAATTGGAATATCCTACTGATAAATTAATTGCCTGACCATCACTGTAAACCCAGTCATCATCTTCAAGTCCATAACTGATAAAAGTGTTTGGCGATATCCTAATTTTCCATTGGACTTTAGCtgtcttttaaaaatcattttctatGTACACAAAAGGGACTACAATCCTGCCCCACTTCTAGTAATTCCTTTGGGAAAGGATTTTCATACTTAGTTGTGCATTGTGCAATTAACACATTTATTGATTTGCAAAGTTTGACTTTAAATATTCTCCAAGTGACTGTTTTTACAGGGAAACACTGGTGAGTTGTCAAAGATGGTGTTACAGACTGCTGCATCCGCAAATGAGCCTTGGGAAGTGATTCAGGTGTTGATAggaaaaaacataaaaatatgaTCAGcgtctaaaaaaagaaaaaaaatggcactAAGATACCTAATACATAGAAAATAAGCCAAGGAACCTAAAAGAAagcatcctcctctctccttataAATTGATTTCCTTTGTTTTAAGGATATTGTTTAGTAACAAACTCTTGAAAGAACTCGCAGCAGAGACTTGCCTATGCTTAACTTGGTAATATAGTGAAcagtaggaagagaggagggatggtTAGATATCCTAGAGAATAGAGCAGATTTGGTGAGACAAAGACAATTTTTGTGGCCTAACGATTCTGTTCTGGGGACTTAGGAAGGTGCATTAACTACCAGAAGAACATATAATCATTGATTGTTGCAATACACCTATTTTTTTCCCTAGAAAACACATTTATTAAAAGCTCACATAGTACACACAGTATTCACACCTAGTACTTCTTTTAGAAGACAGTGctttgcttatagtaagtgctcaataaatatgattgaatttaatTGCTGCTCTGCTAGGAATTAAAAAGGCAGGTGTATGACATGGTGTAAGGAGTTTAAATGAAATGAGGGGTCACTGTCTTATAGCTTTCAAAGTCTAATGGGAGTTTACAATCGAATTTGCTACAAAGCCTATAGCATGTGTAAGTTTGAAACAGAAAGTGGAAGCAATACTGATTTTTTACAGCTCTTGATGTGAATATTTATGGAGTTCAAAGTTGGATAGAAAATGAGCTTCTTGTGGAGAGGTCAAGAAACTACAAGACATAgataccccatgtgggatagggacgtgtccaacgcgattttcctgtgtctaccccagtgcttagtatagtgcctagcacatagtaagcacttaacaaatgccactattattattactattattataaaaacaGAAAGAATCAGAACAGAAGAGAGAAATCAACCAATTAACAGAGAGATTGAGGAAGGCAGAGACCTAGAGGTGGATAAATCAATTATCAATTGATCCAaagcatttgttgagtgtctaccttgtgcagagtactgttctccgCACAAggaagaatagaatagaattagtagacatgatccttgctctcaaagatcttacagtctagatggggagacagtcactGGAATAAATTAAAGTTAGGCAGGAAGAATTAAAATGAGACAGAAATAGATAAAAACACTTGGAACAGTCATCGAGGAAGAACTAGAAGAAAAAGGAATTGAAAAATCAGCAGAGAGGGACAGTGGTTACTGTCACAGTCACACACATATGCAGAGTTGCCTGTACAGGCACACATAGTGATAGACAGTCCCCAACTCTCATCTAAACACGCTTCAATAGTCGACATCAACCTTCTTCCATTACTGTCATCAGTCGTCTTCCGTTTCCATGGCCCCATTTTTCATGGCTAGAGTTGTTGTGGCTGCTTGCTCCTTCTAGGTCCCAGGTATGGCTAATTTGGCAGTTCCGGAAACTTCTAGGAAACAGCCACCAGATGTGATCATGATAGATGTGCTTGGGGCACATATAAAGTGTCTATTacactgtaatattgtactcttccaagtgcttagcacaatgtaatgcacacagtaagcactcaataagtccgattgattgattgactggggaaacCATGGCAGGAACAGGAAAGGAAGAGTAAGGGAATGGcaatgagaggaaagaagaaaagtaggaaggaggagacgAAATGGGTGAGTAGTATTGCCTGGCTCTCCTTTACTTACCTGCTACTGTTGCTGTCTCCACTGATGCGGTTTTCATGTCCCCTCTCCTGACTTTTAGCTGAGAGAGGGATATCAAGGAGTTTGTACCATCACTGTGGGCTCAGGAGAATAGGATTCAAAAATCTGTGACCATCCCATCTGCCATGGGACAAATGGGCACCTTagtctttattttttatggtactgtgTTTAGCTCTCACTATGTTGCAGTCACTGCAGAAAACACTAAGCTAGATGCAAGATtactggtttggacacagttcctgtcccacctggggctccaagtctcacaatggaagtaggatttaatccccattttctggatgaggtgacccagacatagagaagttaagtgacttgcccaaggccaaacagcagacaaggggtggagccggcattagaacccaggtctgctgactttcagggccaagctctttccactagaccacacatttCTTATTTAATGAATTGCACTCGTGGTGTCATACAACTTATTTTCCCTATTTTCTTCTTTAAGGCACCTTTCACCTCCTGATTTCTCAAGCTATAGATCAAGGGATTAAGCATGGGGATCACGATGGTGTAGAACACGGAAGCGATTTTATCAGTGTCCAGTGAATGATTTGATTTGGGCTGTAAATACATGAAGATGATGGTTCCATAAAATATGGTAACAGATGTTAAGTGGGAGGCGCAGGTGGAAAAGGCTTTATATCTCCCTTCAGAAGAGCGTATCCTTAAGATGGCCAAGAGAATAAAAATATAAGAGATGAGGACAATCAGAAGCGAGCCGAGTGTATTAAAACCAGCAAATGCAAAAATCAGCCTCTCTTTGATGCGGGTGTCAGAGCAGGACAGTGCTAACAAGGGGACCTCATCACAATAGAAATGATTGATGACATTGGAGTCACAGTAGGAGAAACGAAATGTCAGAAATGTATGAAAAAATCCAACCAAAAAACAGTATAGGTAAGTACCAGCTACCAGTTGCGTACACAGTTTCCAAGACATCACAGTCGTATAAAGAAGAGGATGGCAGATTGCCACATAACGGTCATACGCCATCAGTGCCAGGAGAAAAATCTCTACATTTATAAAAGTGATGAAGCAACATACTTGAATAGCACAGGCTAAGAAGGAAATGCTTTTCAACTCTACAACCAAATCCACCAGCATGTTGGGAGTGATGGAGGAGGTATAACAGAAGTCAACGAAGGCTAAATGGCTTAGGAAAAAGTACATAGGAGTGTGACGTCGAGGGCTGAGCCCAATTAATCCGATCAGTCCAAGATTCCCCGTCACACTAAGTACGTAGATTGGTAGAAAAAGCACAAAAAGGACGGCCCGCATCTGTATGCTATCCGTGAGCCCCACCAGAATGAACTCCGTCACTCCAGAGTAGTTACCGCCCCCCATGAGATCCTCCAGATTTCCCAGCTTTAACCCAAGAGATAGgattgtattagagaagcaaggGTAAAGCGGCATGTGATTACCTCTAGCTAACGGGATAACATAGCATAACATAATGGAATAACATTTAGTGTAACATAAACTTCCCCCTCCTAATATATTTGTAGGCAATCAACCTCAGAAGCATCTACTTGTAGTAATATTAGAAGCAGTGATCATTTGGTGTGGTGTACTGTTTAGGGACTTGGCAAGGACAGACTAAAGAATCTTTGTTCAAGTAATAGACTTTCGCATCCAGAAAATTAGCGATATTGATTATCTTCATTTCACTAGAGTTTTTCCAAGGGTGAGAATGAGCTTGTCGAAACCATACTCCAAGAGGTGAATATTCTGTTCTCATTTACAGGTTGGCCCAAAGTAGTTTGTGTCCAATGATTGGTGCAGCCATGATAAGGATAGGGATTTCATTAGTTCCCGAATATCCTTCAGAAACTCAGGCAACTTTAACGAGATGAACTCCTTCTCGGGGGAAATTATTTCAAGGCTTCATTTTGGGGATGGAAAAGGAACCGTTTACCCTGGAAAGAAGTAGAAGCAGATTTCACCAGAGGAACTGTGAAGAGGAAAGGCTTGTTACTGAAGAGTTCTCGAGCCTGCCAAGTCGCTGAACTAGAGCCATTTGGCTGCGGTTCTTGAGGTCCCTCCAATGAGCCCCGAGTGGAAAGTCACTCGTactcctcacttcctcctctaGCCTCCATTCAAAGCAGGTATGCGCCTGCTACAGACCCCTCCTCTAATCCCCGTAATTGGAGAATCATCCCTGGGCAAAATGGCTTGCATAGTTTGCTGCTCCACTTCCTTCCAAGAAGGCTCTTAAATCTCAGGGAGCCAGCTCGTTGGAAAATGAGCCAGACATCAAACTGTCAGTAATAAACACGGTTTCTCCCTTGACACACCCTGTGAGGGATCTAGGAACTCTTGGGTTCACTCCCCAAGCTGGGTAAGGTGGAATAATGCATTATTGCCTTTTATTTAAGTCCATAGGAATGTTCCTTTGGAGTCTCAAGGCACCCCATTTTCTCCTTAGACCCAGAGCACATTTCACGTTTGGTCTTTTTCCCTTCAGTTTTCCAGGAAGGTTTTCATGAGAAATTTTGGGGTATCCAgtgggggaggtgatgggggaggtGAGCAGGGATGAGGGTGGACATTAGCTTTTGAAGATGAGCAAAATACTAGACAGaaaccaattttttaaaaatcatccccAATAAAAGAGGACAGTACTGGATTTGTAGTTCTGTGGACAGAAAATTGTAATCGTAATTTAATTCCTTCCTTCGATTagcctatttgtaaatattcttcTGAATCTCTTCCTGTGGAGTGCGAACTGTTAAGCAGGAAatctgttgtttttttgtttggcatttcctaagcgcttagtacaaggcattgcatccagtgggagaagctacgtggctcagtggaaagaacccaggtttgggattaagaagtcatgggttctaatcccggctccaccgcttgtcagctgtgtgactttggtcaagtcactgaacttctctgtgcctcagttacctcatctgtaaaatggggattaagactgtgagcccaacgtgggacaacctgatcaccttgtatcccccctagcacttagaacagtgctttgcacatagtaagtgcttaacaaataccatcattattattattattattattgttactgcaatGACTACTCCAGCGATTTGAGAAGCAAATAAGATCTTCCTggcttattatcaataataataatagtatttgttaagcatttctatatgtcatgcactgttctaagcattggggtagataataataataataataataataataataatgttggtatttgttaagcacttactatgtgcagagcactgttctgagtgctgggtaagatacagggtaatcagtttgtctcatgtgaggctcacagtcttaatccccattttacagatgaggtaactgaggcccagagaagtgaagtgacttgcccacagtcacacagctgacaaggtggcagagccgggattcaagcccatgatctctgattctcaagtccgtgctcttttcactgagccacgctgcttctcggtgaaagctagtcagtttggacacagtaactgtctcacatggggctcacagtcttaattcccattgtacagatgaggtaactgaggcagagagaagttaaatgacttgcccaaggtcatgcagcagacaagtggtggagctgggattagcattcAGGTCCTTCTGTATAAACAAGAGTTATTTCATCAACTGCAACagagaaagtacagtgctctggtacagtgctctgcacacagtaagcactcactaaatatggttAAAATGAATTGaattctgactcgcaggtcaatgctctatccactaggccatgccctttCCCAGAAGCAACATCTGATGAAGATTGCTTAAGCGTCTCTCCTGGATGGCCCCTTCTGCTAGGGTTTTGGCTTTTGCTATGCAAAGGAAAGATTGGGATCCTTATAAATCCTTACTCTTTCAATCTGGTACAAGAAAACTGAAATGCCATGACAGGAATGCTTCCAAGAATGTCACCTTTTCTTGTGGATAGTAGGGTCCTCACTTTCCTTGGCAAGAATTTGTAGTTAGGGTCATTTTCAAAAGAGGAAtatgtaaactcatcgtgggcagggaatgtggctgttcagtgttgtattgtactctcccaggcatttagtacggtgctctgcaccaagtaagcactctctaattgaatgaataaaaatgaagaaTTGTCAGGAACCCTCCtagtcagttattattattataattacggtatttgctaagcacttactttgtgccaagcaccattctaagcactggtcggCAGGTTGACCAAAAAATCTTTAGATGAATCGGTCATTTTTGTAATCACTGCCAAAGTCTGCTAGCATGTCTTTAAgttcctagactgtcagctcatcatgggcagggaatgtgtctgccaagtctgttttattgtactcttccagtgcttaatacagtgtgctctgcacacagtaagggctcagataccattgattgattgactcaagcTAGTTACTTTCTCTGTTTCATATGATGAAGTAACTCTTGTTTACACATACCACCCTCCTTTGTAGCTTAACTATTTAAGGAAGAAGCCAGATATTGTGCCATCCCGATGATCTCATCATGGTTATTAATTACCAGGAAATCACACAATTCAGTAAGCCCCAACATACCTCAGTACCGGAAGTTTTGAAAtctccaagatcatcaggccctaCAGAAGTTCTTCCCCATACCTTTTTAACTCTTCCACTCTTATTTGGATAATTTAGAGGGCAATCCCTTTAGGAAGGCAGTGGGTTTTTAACCATTACTTCAAAGCACATGTTACATTATGAAAAAATGAGTGACccagtttcttcttcttccaaataCTCCCGGTAAAATTGCAGATTACGTGGGATAAACTATATATTGAGATATATTCCCCTTGGGATATGGTTCCTGGAGGACTCATCAGAGAATATGTAAGGTAAACAGTGAGTAACCCAGGAGCATACCTTAATAAGGATTTTAAATAGCATACCCCAGCGGGTCAAGAATCACAGAGACATTTgaaagtgggagctgaggaatagTAAACCCctttctgtactgtaagctcatccagtgcttagaacagtgctcggcacatcgtaagcagcgtggctcagtggaaagagcctgggcttgggagtcagaggtcatgggtttgaatcccggctctgccacctgtcagctatgtgactgtgggcgtcacttcacttctctgtgcctcagttacctcatctgtaaaatggggattaagacggtgagccccaggtgggacaacctgattaccctgtatctacctcagcgcttagaacagtgctctgcacataataagcgcttaacaaataccaatattattattgttaagcacttaacaaatgccatcattattattcttattatgggcagggaacatgtctgctaatttatcttgtattgtactctcccaagctcttagaacagtgctctgcacatatcaaatgctcaataaataccaatgattgattgattatgtggtaaaaatcagtagtatttaacaagtgctcattgtgtatagggcactgtactaagcatttgggtgagtaccatAGAGTAAgtggacatgatgcctgccctcaaagagctgaaaaCACCTTTCAAAAGGAAATGTCATGCACAGGTGGGAAAGAAGGAAACCAAAGAAGCTGATGAAAAATTACTGCCGAAATGCACTCCTTCCCACTCCTGCCTCAACCTAAGTAGGCCTCTTCTTTAAGTTGCCTGCTTGAGCTTTTGCAAAAGTGCTGAGGccacgcgcttagaacagtgctctgcacatagtaagcactcaataaatactactgaatatgtAATATATTGCATCTGTGGAAGGTAGtctgggtaaaaataataataataattatagtatttgttaagtgcttactatgtgacaagcactgttctaatcaccggggtagatataagataatcaggttggacacaatgcctgtcccatatgCAGATCATAGtctgtattcccattttactgataaggtaagtgaggcacagagaagtgaagtgacttgaccaaagtcacacagcagacacgtggcagagtcgggattagaacccaggtccttctgactcccagcccgggactttatccactaggccaccctgcttctttagcTGCCCCACCTGcccctacacatacacacacactcactccacagCTCCTTATGCAGTTGAAAGAGTTGATTATGACTTGACAATTACAGTGactattaaacccttactatgtgtcaaccgccCTTCTCTGATGTATAGAGATAATCACtgcagatacagttcctgccccatgtgggactcatgctCTAAGAGAGAAAGGCAGTTTTCATTTAGTAAGAATTTTCTACTGCTGAAAATTTTGTTACTACGGTTTCAAGAGAATAATTTCTCATCAGAAAATCCTTTCTGAATTGCTAATTATTTAACAGTTGCTATTTTCTATTCTCAGCATTTTAAAGTTATTTTTAGTAAAAGCATCTCTATCAGaattctctcccatctcttccatgtaggggatataagcaaattcagGGGGCTCAATTTTATAATGAATTGTCATTAAGATCCAGTCTTGTCTGCTTGCTTTGATTCTGAAAAGTAATTCAATTGACATTCATTAGAATTTCATCCTATAGAAATTGAATTTCATTTCAAAGTTTAATTTGGTGTCTTTCAAAGTGTATTATTGCTTGGGCTTAGTGAATGTTAAGTAGTTATTTCAAATATCATAAACTCTTCCTGTTTCAATGTTCCTGGTTGACAAACAGCTGACTTTTATTAAAATTAATCAGAGAATATTTTGAACCTAAAACTTCCTAGGAAAATTCTAATGCCTTGACTAGTTCCTATATTATATTCATATACTCCATTATGATTTGGTTTAAAAATTTTTAATGTTAAAATTTTGCATGATTCTGTTTTTTTCCCACCACTGGAAAAATTTCAGATCACTCCACCTGTGCTGTAGATGGCCAGAATTTTTTTACCAGCCCTGAATTTCTGgtccaatcatcatcatcatcatcatcatcatcatcatcatcatcatcatcatcatcattgtgcctgttaagcatttactatgtgctaaacactgtactaagtgctagagtagatacaagataatcaggtttcacagaggactcatagtctaagtaggaaggagtagaatttatccccattttacagatgtggtaactgaagcccagaaaagtgaagtcactttctcaaggtcacacagcagacaagtgtcagaagtgggattagaattcagggccttcttattcccaggcctgtgctctttccactaggccatgctgcttctcatgcaggtCTACCCTCCCACCCTACATGGACACAAAAATGGATTAATTTAAGGCTAGATAACATAATGAAATGGCCCCAGAAGTTGGAGCCAGTGCAGTGAGGATGTTGGCTTCCAGAAATGTCCCAGACTGCACTGCCAGTAAGGTAAGAGACAGCGATCAGTTCATAAGTCACAGGAGCAAGATGACTTTTCCTAAAGAAACTGCAGTGGGGTTACtgattattgtggcatttattaagaatttattatgagtcaagccctggggtagatacaggaaaatcagattggacacagtcccttctcaactggggctcacagtctaaggggcaaggaaaacaagtatttaatccctattttttccctattttacagatgagaaaactgaggcataaagaagtaaagtgacttgcccaaggtcacataacaggtaaggagtgaggttgggattagagcctaggtctcctaactcctaatcctgtgctctttccaccaagctccACTTATCCCTACCTTTTCCAAACagtggtaatgttggtatttgttaagcgcttactatgtgcagagcactgttctaagcattggggtagacacaggggaatcagtttgtcccacgtggggctcacagtcttaatccccattttacagatgaggtaactgaggcacagagaagttaagtgacctgcccacagtcacacagttgacaagtggcagagctgggattcgaactcatgacctctgactccaaagcccgtgctctttccactgagccatgctgcttctctaggaaattGGGCAGGCATCTGTCACTCCATTATGCCTCAAACTGAGGGAAATATGTCTGGGCAGAAGGCAGAGGTTCAGAGCAGATTTATGTATTCTGTTCCTTGCTTGACTAGTGCCCTTTTCTGTCCCAAGATGACAACGAAGTTCTATTTCCAATTCAAATACCTAATTGACTGGAACATTTGAAAATGACTGACGACACCTTTTGATGTGGTGCACATTTCTGAGCGTGGCCCTTTTCTAATTCCCCAGTTTGATTATCTGATCTTTATATTAAAAGGAAACAGTCCAGAGATGTTTTAAACAGGattttggtattattattagagtgtttTATTGAATGGGATTTCAGGATTTCAGGAGTTTGAAGTGTAGCCAACAAGCAGTGACAGTTCTTTCCAGAGCCTCCTTTACCTCCCGGTTCCTCAGACTGTAGATCAGGGGGTTCAGCATAGGAATCACCTGGGTGTAAAACAAGGAGGCCATTTTATCTGTTTCAAATGAATGACTAGCTTGTGGCCGCATGTACATAAAAATCAGAGTTCCGTAGAACACAGTCACCCCCATTAGGTGGGAACCACAAGTAGAGAAGACTTTGCATCTGCCTTGGGCAGAACGGATCTTTAGGATGTTAGAGATGATGAAGATATAGGAGACCAGGACAACCAGGAGGGAGAAAATCAAATTGAAAGTAGAATCCCCCAAAATGAAATATTCTATGACACGGGTGTCAGAACAGGACAACGCCAGGATGGGTAGGCTATCACAGTAGAAATGATCGATGACGTTATTGCCGCAGAAGGACGACCGAAATGTGAAGACTACCGTAAACAAGGCGACGGTCAAGCTGTAGATGTAGGGAATGGTGACCAAAAGAATGCAAACTTTCTTTGAGATGATGA
This portion of the Ornithorhynchus anatinus isolate Pmale09 chromosome 3, mOrnAna1.pri.v4, whole genome shotgun sequence genome encodes:
- the LOC100681335 gene encoding olfactory receptor 1038-like yields the protein MGGGNYSGVTEFILVGLTDSIQMRAVLFVLFLPIYVLSVTGNLGLIGLIGLSPRRHTPMYFFLSHLAFVDFCYTSSITPNMLVDLVVELKSISFLACAIQVCCFITFINVEIFLLALMAYDRYVAICHPLLYTTVMSWKLCTQLVAGTYLYCFLVGFFHTFLTFRFSYCDSNVINHFYCDEVPLLALSCSDTRIKERLIFAFAGFNTLGSLLIVLISYIFILLAILRIRSSEGRYKAFSTCASHLTSVTIFYGTIIFMYLQPKSNHSLDTDKIASVFYTIVIPMLNPLIYSLRNQEVKGALKKKIGKISSKSQERGHENRISGDSNSSRSFRNCQISHTWDLEGASSHNNSSHEKWGHGNGRRLMTVMEEG
- the LOC100681323 gene encoding olfactory receptor 1038-like, giving the protein MAKGNHSQLSEFILTGLTTLPELQIPLFIVLLLIYCTTVLGNLGLIFLTRTDSRLQTPMYFFLGHLALVDVGYSTAVGPQMLVNLFEERKSISFCLCTVQLCCFITFIITELFLLSAMAYDRYVAICNPLLYKLIISKKVCILLVTIPYIYSLTVALFTVVFTFRSSFCGNNVIDHFYCDSLPILALSCSDTRVIEYFILGDSTFNLIFSLLVVLVSYIFIISNILKIRSAQGRCKVFSTCGSHLMGVTVFYGTLIFMYMRPQASHSFETDKMASLFYTQVIPMLNPLIYSLRNREVKEALERTVTACWLHFKLLKS